Within Rhodopirellula islandica, the genomic segment CGTTATTGTTGGTCGCGACGATGGGCATCACCTTCGGATGGACTCCGGATGGTGCCGATGGGGTGAAATACATCATCCAAGTCCCGCCAGACCAACTCGATCAACTCGAGCGTGTGGGTGAAATCACCAGCACGATCTCGCCCGAAGTGCGGGGACGAGTCAGCGAAATCGTGATCCGAGTTGGCACCGGAAGTGTCCCTCGCGAGACACCTGCTCATTGGAACCAAACCAATGCGTCGCATCCCTCCGGGGTTTCGCAGGTGGTCTCGGACGAGAATGCGCTCCGCAGTCTGCCAATCGCCTCGGATGATCGTCGGCCGATTCCGATCCCGATGACATCGAACTCGACGCAACCAAGAATCATCCCTGGCAACGTCAACTCACCCAGCGTCACCCGGTTGATGAAACCTCAATCCGGAGGCATGAATCTTCCCGGTGGCTACGAACCTCCCGCCCCAACCACCGGACCTTCGACCAGCGGTTTCAACATGCCGCCCTCATTGGCGCAAGGCGGCGCTGCATCCACCCCGGGCACAGGCGTCCCCAACACGGGCGCTGCCAACACAGCGTCACTCAACGACACGCTCCGCGCTGAAGCGGAAGCCTTTGCAGAGGCCACTCGGCGGAACCTCGGTCTGGGCATGCCCAGCACAGCGAGCAATGACCCGGCGGCGGCCTCGCGTGCCTCGTCGACGACCGTCGCTCCGCCCCCGTTCACCGGAGGCAACACGGCCTACTCGGGCACCACCAATCCCAACGCTGCGAACCCCTACACGGCGAACCCCGGAACATCCAATCCAGCCACCATGGATCGCTCCGCCCGAAACGGCGGCCCGTCGACCGCACCCACGTCCGCATCGACCGGATCGAGTGCGCCGCCTTGGCCCAATGATGACGATGACTGGTACGCACTGGGCAACCGTCCCGCTTCGCGTCCCTCCACCGCCCCTGCCACCAACCCGACAAATGGCTCCTTGGCCTCGGATCCTGGCGCTGCACCACGCACCGGCGCAGATCCAAGCAACCGAAACAGCCCCAACTCAGCCTTCAACACTGGCAATTTCAACCAAATGCCCGGCGGCCTGGGCGGACAAAATCCCTTCGGCCAAACAGCATCGGACTCCCTCGCCACCCCCTCGTCTCGACGTGACACCACCTACGCGACCTCCTCGCAAGGCGACGCCAACACGATCCAACGCTACGAATACGATCCCAAGCTGACTCCAGCCGAAGCGGACCGTTTGCCGCCCAATGGCTGGTCATTCAACACCGCGGGCATTCCCGTTGACCGAGAAGGCTACTTGCTGAATGCCTACGGCGAGCGAGTTGATCAAAATGGCCGGCCTCTTTCGAACTCGGCCTACGCCAACGAGAGCAACCGTTCCAACCCAAGCCTGGCCAGCAATCCCACCCCCAACCGTTCCCAGTCCTCGGGCATGCAGTCCAACGGCGCGCCGACCAACGGGAACCCGGGTTACGGCGGCAACGCGACCTACGCCAGCCAACAGGGCAGCAATCCAGGTCAGA encodes:
- a CDS encoding mu-protocadherin codes for the protein MGGAVTLLLVATMGITFGWTPDGADGVKYIIQVPPDQLDQLERVGEITSTISPEVRGRVSEIVIRVGTGSVPRETPAHWNQTNASHPSGVSQVVSDENALRSLPIASDDRRPIPIPMTSNSTQPRIIPGNVNSPSVTRLMKPQSGGMNLPGGYEPPAPTTGPSTSGFNMPPSLAQGGAASTPGTGVPNTGAANTASLNDTLRAEAEAFAEATRRNLGLGMPSTASNDPAAASRASSTTVAPPPFTGGNTAYSGTTNPNAANPYTANPGTSNPATMDRSARNGGPSTAPTSASTGSSAPPWPNDDDDWYALGNRPASRPSTAPATNPTNGSLASDPGAAPRTGADPSNRNSPNSAFNTGNFNQMPGGLGGQNPFGQTASDSLATPSSRRDTTYATSSQGDANTIQRYEYDPKLTPAEADRLPPNGWSFNTAGIPVDREGYLLNAYGERVDQNGRPLSNSAYANESNRSNPSLASNPTPNRSQSSGMQSNGAPTNGNPGYGGNATYASQQGSNPGQTNQGQANPGTHFPNYAAPNTGNSNTVPPNTGNPNTGPLFANGQQPAAPMPNAGQPQSQYPYGQNYTPPQIPYAPTNSNPANPNINPATGYPYQYVNFTPNANNPGGVASNTSASGGTQPGTSNAGPPPGRGEGSLDDKDALGSAISQDPRADREKVATQTLFNALLLVSFVANLYLMYWLNVLRLKYQEMVAAKRAAASANSAAVA